A region of the Vibrio tubiashii genome:
CAAGCTGTCTAAGCAGGTTCGAGTTAAAGACCAAGCTGCAAAAGCTCAAGCTGATGAAGAAGCGAAGCAAGTTGCAGTAGAAGCGAAAGCAGAAGCGGTTGAAGAAAAAGCATTGGATACTGAAGCGGATAACGCTGAAGAGCAGCCGAAGCAACGCCGCAACCGTCGTTCTCCACGTCACCTACGTGCAAGTGGTCAACGTCGCCGTCGTGGTCGTGATCGTCGCCCTAACCCATTCCGCCTACGAAAAGGTGGTGTTGCATCTCCTGAAATGGCGATGGGTAAAGTGATGCCAAGTTACGGTATTACTAAGCCAGCACCTAAGCAGCAATCAAAAGCTGACAAGGTAGAAGCGCCTGTAGAGACGACAGTGACTTCATTGGGTGGTTTTGCATGTCCAGAAATGGCGATGGGTAAAGTAATTGTCCGTCGTGAGCAGCCTATCATTGAAGAGCCTGTACAAGAAACTGTAGTGGCTACTCAACCTGAGCAGGTAGAAGTAGCACAAGCGGCAGTTGCCTCTGAATCTGTTGAAGTGGTTGCTGAAACCGTTGAGCAACCAGTTCAAGCTAAAGCAGAAGTTGAAGCAACTGAGGTTAAACAGCCTGCTGAAGAAGTAAAAGCTGAAACTTCAGACATCGTTGTTGCGCCGAGCTTTAAAGGTCACGCGTCAGCAGCTATGGCAAAAGCGCCTGGTAGCACAGAGATGAAAGAGATCACTGTAATTGCAGCTCCGTTTAAAGCGCAGCGTTACGAATCTCGCGGTGCTGGTAGCCAAGTAGCTCGCAACCAAGCGGGTGCAGCAATGACTAAGCCTCAATTTTAGCCATTCGCTTTTCGAATAGAAACAGCCTCCTCGTGAGGCTGTTTTTTTATGCCTATTACAAATGACACCAACCAGAATAAATATCTGGTCATTCTTGCTGGTTAAAATCGCTAATAGCTGCGTTATAGATTTTGTAGGTAGAGCAACTAGCTATCTGCAATCTATGCCTTGCTCTAAGCGATTTTTCCTGCGCAATTATCTAATCAGCTATTTACCCCGATTGGTATAGCTAGGTAAACAAACCGTTATCACGCTGCTAGGTTTATAGAGATTAATTATTTGTCACAAATATTAGTCAATACCTGTATCAATCTTGAACTTAATCACACTTTTCGGTAGCATGCGCCGACTCGATCTGAATTGTTGAATTTGGTCTTTCTGCTCTTTTACATTGCATTTTTGCCCGGTGGCGACTAAATACAATTCAGAATACTTTTAAACACTTAGCCAAACTGAGCAAATATGTTTGAATTTCCCCAATTTTCTAAACACTCTGTGAAGAACGATGTGTTGTCAGGTTTGACCGTTGCACTCGCTCTCGTCCCTGAAGCCGTCGCTTTTGCCTTCGTTGCTGGCGTTGACCCTATGGTTGGTCTTTACGCTGCATTTATTGTAGGTTTGATTACCTCAATCTTCGGTGGTCGCCCTGGTATGATTTCAGGTGCAACGGGTGCCATGGCTGTTGTTATGGTGTCACTGGTTGCTTCACATGGCGTACAGTACTTGTTTGCCGCAATTATGCTGGCGGGTATCCTGCAGATTGCAGCAGGTATATTCAAACTGGGTAAATTCATCCGTATCGTGCCTCATCCAGTTATGATTGGCTTCGTTAACGGCTTAGCGATCGTTATTTTCCTCGCTCAGTTGGGCCAATTTAAAGCACCGGACTTAACTGGCGCATTAACATGGCTACCAGCAGACCAAATGATGCTAATGCTTGGTCTCGTTGCTTTAACCATGGCAATCATCCACTTTTTGCCTAAGTTCACCACTGCTGTACCGTCATCTCTTGTGGCTATCGTAACTGTCACTGCGCTAGTGGTTGGTTTAGATCTAGAAACTCGTACAGTGGTTGACTTCCTGCGCACTATGTCAGGTGACGAAGCAGCAACACTGGCGGGTTCATTACCGACTTTCTCTATCCCTACCGTTCCACTAACACTTGAAACGCTACAGATCATTCTTCCGTACGCGATTATTCTTGCTGCAATCGGTTTGATTGAGTCTCTATTGACTCTAACGGTGCTTGATGAAATGACTAACACTCGTGGTCAATCGAACCGCGAATGTATCGGTCAGGGCATGGCTAACATGACGTGTTCTGTGTTTGGCGCTATGGGTGGTTGTGCGATGATTGGTCAGTCGATGATCAACGTTAACTCAGGTGGTCGTGGTCGTCTATCTGGTATCGTTGCTGCTGTGGCACTACTGATGTTCATCTTGTTTGCCTCTTCGCTGATCGAAATGATCCCTCTGGCAGCACTAGTAGGCGTCATGTTCATGGTCGTGATTGGTACCTTTGAGTGGGCAACGTTCAAACTGGCTCGCCGCGTACCAAAACAAGATTTCTTCGTTATTGTTCTAGTAACAGTAGTGACGGTTCTTACTGACCTTGCGATTGCGGTATTCGTTGGTGTTATCGCCTCTGCACTTATGTTTGCATGGCAGCACGCTAAGCACATCTACGCAGATACCAGCATCAATGAAGAAGGCTCAAAAGAGTACAAAATTCACGGTCCTGTTTTCTTTGGCTCAGTGGCTAACTTCCTAGAGATCTTCGATGCACACGAAGACCCAAGCGATGTGATTGTCGATTTCGCTGATTCTCGCGTGACTGACCACTCAGCAATTGAAGCAATCGAAACGCTTGCTGAGCGCTACTCAGCTCAAGGTAAGACACTTCACTTGCGTCACCTAAGCCCAGACTGTCGTAAACTACTCGACAAAGCAGGCAGCTTAGTAGAAATTAACGTTAAAGAAGATCCAAGCTACAAGGTAGCGACCGACGTTCTGGCGGGTTAATTAAACCGAATATAAAACGGGCTTCCAATTGGAAGCCCGTTTTTTTGTTTTCTAGAGAAGCTTGTTTAGCTTTTCACCAAACAGTTCTAGTCGCCAGCTTTGCATAACATCGGGTAGCTTGGCGGGATCTCTGTCCTTTTTCCACACCCAACTCATTAGCTGATTAAGTTGCTTCTTAGAGGCTAAAAACTCAGTAGCTAATCCGCTAGCCTGCGAAGCGCGTTTTACTTCATCTTTTAGCACTTTGAATTTCTGTTTGTAACCCGGCATATCCATTAGGCGTTCAATCTTCTCTGGATACTCGTCGACGGGTGTCTTCTTGGCGGATTTTACGATTGAGATAATACGTGCGCTGTGACGCTGTACCGAACGGTAATCCATACCCTCTTGTTCCATTTGGCTATGGTTTTGTATGCCCAGACGCGCAACAGTGAGTAGGTCGTTTTCTTTAAAGATAAAGTTAAGTGCAAGATCTCGACGCAATGCTTCTTTCAAGCGCCATGTAGCCAAAGGCTTAAGAATTGAAAGCTCTTTTGGCTTGAGTTGCCAAGCGCCCTTCACATCAAGATACGCCATCTCTAGGTTGACAGTTTTAATGCGTTTGGAAGCGAGTAAATCACTCTCTTGCTGCGCAGCATCCCACCAGCCAGCTTGAGTAATTTTCTCAAACAGTTGCTCATACAATGGTTGTAAGTAGTACACATCCGCAGCTGCGTATTCTAGCTGTTTGTCTGTGAGTGGTCGCGCCAACCAATCGGTACGAGACTCACTCTTATCTAGCTCAACACCTAAATAGCTTTCCACTAAAGCGGCAAAACCTGTCGATAAACCATGGCCAAGGAAAGCAGCCATAAGTTGGGTGTCGACCATAGGATATGGCAAGCACTCAAAGCTGTTATGGAACACTTCCAAGTCTTCACCGCAGGCATGAAGCACCTTAAGTACGGAGGTATCTTTAAGCAATTCAACAAACGGAGCCATATCTTCTATTACCGTTGGATCGATAAGAGAAAGGTTCTGTCCATCAAAGAGCTGGATAAGGCCAAGCTGCGGATAGTAAGTACGGGTACGGACAAACTCTGTATCCAACATAACAACATCCGCTTGTCGTGCACTTTGACAAACGGTTTCGAGCTGCGCCGTTTGAGTAATAATCTGATAATTCACTAACTTCTCACCATGAGCGATTTCTTGCGGCCATAAAAAATGCCGACTGAGTATAGTCGGCATTCTACCATCAAACACTTAACTGTGCTTAATTCTCATCGAGTTACTTTGACTTAGCAAGGTTTGCGTCATTTTCTTCACGCAATACACGGCGCAGGATCTTACCAACATTGGTCTTTGGTAAGTCATCCTTAAACTCGACGATTTTTGGCACCTTGTAGCCTGTTAAGTGTTCGCGACAGTGAGCAATTATCTCTTCTTTAGTTAGGCTAGGGTCGCGCTTAACCACATAGATCTTAACCAGTTCACCCGACACTTCATGTGGCTGACCGATGGCTGCGACTTCTAGCACTTTACCGTGAAGCGCGACAACATCTTCAATCTCGTTTGGATAAACATTGAAGCCTGAGACAAGAATCATATCTTTCTTACGATCAACAATGTGGATCAAGCCTTCATCGTCAAACTTAACAATATCACCCGTAGATAACCAACCTTCAGCATTGATCACCTCTTTGGTCGCTTCTGGGCGCTGCCAGTAACCTTGCATAACCTGAGGTCCACGTACCTGAAGCTCACCGACTTCAGTATTTGCCACTGGATTGCCTTCATCATCGACAATACGTACCTCAGTCGAAGGAACAGGTAATCCAATCGCCCCTGTATATTCTGTCAGGTCATATGGGTTGACCGTCACCAATGGAGAGCACTCTGTTAGGCCATAACCTTCGAGCAAGTGAACACCCGTAGTTTTCTTCCATTGTTCAGCCACGGCACGTTGCACTGCCATACCGCCACCCACTGCAAGTTTTAGGTTACTAAAATCTAGCTCATGGAAATCTTCATTGTTAACCAACGCATTAAATAGCGTGTTTACACCCGTTATCGCCGTAAATGGGCAACTCTTCAGTTCTTTGACAAAACCAGGAATATCACGTGGGTTAGTAATCAATAAGTTGCGTCCACCTAACTCGAGGAACAACAAACAGTTAACCGTTAATGCAAATACGTGGTAAAGCGGCAGTGCGGTGACAACCACTTCGCGTCCATCCTGTAGGACAGGACCATACATGCCTTTTGCCTGCATGATATTGGCAATCATATTGCTGTGAGTCAGAATCGCGCCTTTTGCTACCCCTGTTGTACCGCCGGTGTATTGCAAGAAGGCAATGTCATCACCAGACATGAAAGGCTTCACATACTGTAGACGACGACCATTGTGAAGCGCTTTACGCATAGAGATTGCGCCAGGTAGGTCATACTTAGGCACCATGCCTTTAACATACTTAACGACAAAATCGACCAAGGTACCTTTTGCACGAGGCAACATCTGCCCGAGACTGGTTAACACCACATGTTTAACCGGCGTGTTATCAACGATTTGCTCAAGCGTATTGGCAAAGTTCGATACGATAACTATCGCTTTTGCACCAGAGTCATTTAACTGATGCTCTAGCTCACGTGGGGTATAAAGCGGATTTACATTAACCGCGATTAAACCTGCGCGTAGCACACCAAACAAGGCAACTGGATATTGCAGCAGGTTCGGCATCATTAGCGCGACGCGATCGCCCTTTTGTAACTTCAGCTCATTTTGCAAGTAAGCCGCAAACGCTCGGCTACGCTCTTCCAGTTTGCGGAACGTCATCACCGAGCCCATGTTCATAAAAGCAGGCTGGTCAGCATACTTTTGAACGGACTGCTCAAACATTTCCACTAATGATGGGTATTGTTCTGGGTTGATATGCTCTGGCACATCTTCTGGATAGCGTGATAACCAAGGTTTATCCACGGTAAAACTCCTCGAAATTAACTGGCTGTCATCTGAGTGAAAAGCTCTATTTTCAACGTCGTCTATTACAGCACAGGCGAAGCCCTTGAGCACGAAAGTCTCAAACACTTGTTTAAATTTTGTTAACTAAACCAAAAATTAGGTTAGATACTCTAGAAGGAGCTTGCAGATGACAGTGATGACCCCCTTCGATCATCTCAAAATGAGTGGAATCTGAAGCATCAAGCTGAAAAGACTGCAAATAAGAAAAGCCTTCGTTGCCAAGAATGACAAGTTGCGGGCAAGTCACTTGTAGGCGAAAAGACTCGGCGTGTTCAAATGACATTCGATAAAGAGACTGGCTTTGCAGCTTTACATCGTGCCGCCATATCCAGCCAGACTGATGAGCTTCAAGCCCACGCAGTATAATTGGAGCAATTAATTCAGATTCTATCTGATTTACCTTTGCTCGCCTCTCTATCGCTTCTTGTTCGGACAACATAACACGAGTTGGCTTTCTACGAATTCTTTGACGACTCAGCACACCTTCCCTTAAACGAGAAACTGTCTCTTGCGCTTTTTCAGCCAAAGGTCCGTATCCTTCTATCTGAACCAAGCCACTGACTTGTTCAGGAAAGGCGGCACTATAGCAACTTGCAATCAAAGCACCAAGAGAATGCCCTACTAGTACCAGTCTGTTTGGTGATAAGTTAGCCAAAAACTGATAAACATCGTCAATATAGTCGTGAAAAGGATAGAAATTACCGGCTTCCTTGTGGCTAGAAAGGCCGTGACCCGGTAAATCGATTGCGCATAAGTGCCAATCCGGATTGAGAGCGTGGAGAGAAGCCATTATGGATTCAAAACTCGCCGCGTTATCTAACCAGCCATGTAAAAAAACGACCGAAAGTTCGGCCGTTTCACTGCATCCATATTCGATGGTTGCGATATGTCCATTAAGGAGCTCGCGTTTTCGTTCGTCGCGCATTACTTCACTTCTTGAATCACTTTGCCCTGTCTGGTTCCATAACGAACATCGCTACAGTAGAGACCGCGACAAGGATAGAGGTAGCTGTCGAAATCATGGACTATGATACGCTCTTCAATACGCCACAAATGAAAGCCACTCGCCTTCATCACTGGGAAGTCATAAGAATAGTCACCAACTTTACCTTGTTCTCGGCCTTGGCTTTTCCCAAGTAACGAGATAAGGCGTCCCTCAGACAAGGTTACCGGATCAGCAAAGCCATCAACATAGGCGACAAAACGACCTTGTGGCTCTTGGTTGATATCTGGTTTGCCCACAGAATTTATAGGCAGATTAACCACTTCTATGCGGGTTTGCTCTTTAAGATTCTTTACATCAGCGATCAATCCGCCAAGTCTTACCTCAGCGTTGGCTTGAGCCTCCGGTTGCCACTCTTGATAACTGGTGACAACATCTGGGTTTTCGGTTTTGAGGTTTTCAGGTAGAGATCTACAAGCGGAAAGCAAAACTGCGCTAGCCAGTGCACACAAAAAGCGAAAAGGTCGTTGAGTCATAACGTCACACAAAGTCTTAATTTAGATATAGATATCGACACCCAGCAGCTGTGAAAGTTCCTCGCGTTTGGCTTGGTTCATCACATCCATATACTCCTCCATCGCTTTACGGCTACGGCCTTCAGGAAGATCATATTGGACTTGCGCTTTATGAATCTCGGATTCATTGACATGACGGATAGAATGCGCCACCGCGTTAGCCACCTTAGTGGGTTGGCTAACCGCAGCTTTATCGCCAGATTTTTTAACCTCGTTCTTCTTATTGGCTTTGTTGGCCCTATTTGGTCCGGGAACCGAAGGAGGTAATCCGTTGATTGATACCATACTTTCCGCTTATGCCTTATTTGTCCTGTCTAAACTACTCTCTACCGGGCAGTTTTTTCCAAGCAACCGTATCACGCAGATAAACTGGGCTTGCCTCTTCCGCATCAACCGTCTTGCCTTTCGCTAGCTCAAATTTCGCCAGTTGAACAATGTCTTCCGCGTCTGGGAATAAAACATCGCTCTTCTCTGTGGTAAATTTTACGCTAGCAAGTTGCTCAGAATACGCATCCCAACCAGTACCCGCAGTTAACCATTGCTGATCATCCGCAGCACTATTGTCCGATACCAATTGTGGAGGGGTTACACATTCAGCATCTACAGCATGCCAAGTGCCATCTTCTTGACGAGTAAAACGTCCCCAGTAAACCTCGCTCATACGCGCGTCAATCGCTGTTGCCACATGGCTTACACCGTGTTTTCGGTATACACCTTGTGCCATTGCTTCC
Encoded here:
- the rnd gene encoding ribonuclease D, encoding MNYQIITQTAQLETVCQSARQADVVMLDTEFVRTRTYYPQLGLIQLFDGQNLSLIDPTVIEDMAPFVELLKDTSVLKVLHACGEDLEVFHNSFECLPYPMVDTQLMAAFLGHGLSTGFAALVESYLGVELDKSESRTDWLARPLTDKQLEYAAADVYYLQPLYEQLFEKITQAGWWDAAQQESDLLASKRIKTVNLEMAYLDVKGAWQLKPKELSILKPLATWRLKEALRRDLALNFIFKENDLLTVARLGIQNHSQMEQEGMDYRSVQRHSARIISIVKSAKKTPVDEYPEKIERLMDMPGYKQKFKVLKDEVKRASQASGLATEFLASKKQLNQLMSWVWKKDRDPAKLPDVMQSWRLELFGEKLNKLL
- the fadD gene encoding long-chain-fatty-acid--CoA ligase FadD, which codes for MDKPWLSRYPEDVPEHINPEQYPSLVEMFEQSVQKYADQPAFMNMGSVMTFRKLEERSRAFAAYLQNELKLQKGDRVALMMPNLLQYPVALFGVLRAGLIAVNVNPLYTPRELEHQLNDSGAKAIVIVSNFANTLEQIVDNTPVKHVVLTSLGQMLPRAKGTLVDFVVKYVKGMVPKYDLPGAISMRKALHNGRRLQYVKPFMSGDDIAFLQYTGGTTGVAKGAILTHSNMIANIMQAKGMYGPVLQDGREVVVTALPLYHVFALTVNCLLFLELGGRNLLITNPRDIPGFVKELKSCPFTAITGVNTLFNALVNNEDFHELDFSNLKLAVGGGMAVQRAVAEQWKKTTGVHLLEGYGLTECSPLVTVNPYDLTEYTGAIGLPVPSTEVRIVDDEGNPVANTEVGELQVRGPQVMQGYWQRPEATKEVINAEGWLSTGDIVKFDDEGLIHIVDRKKDMILVSGFNVYPNEIEDVVALHGKVLEVAAIGQPHEVSGELVKIYVVKRDPSLTKEEIIAHCREHLTGYKVPKIVEFKDDLPKTNVGKILRRVLREENDANLAKSK
- a CDS encoding SulP family inorganic anion transporter, coding for MFEFPQFSKHSVKNDVLSGLTVALALVPEAVAFAFVAGVDPMVGLYAAFIVGLITSIFGGRPGMISGATGAMAVVMVSLVASHGVQYLFAAIMLAGILQIAAGIFKLGKFIRIVPHPVMIGFVNGLAIVIFLAQLGQFKAPDLTGALTWLPADQMMLMLGLVALTMAIIHFLPKFTTAVPSSLVAIVTVTALVVGLDLETRTVVDFLRTMSGDEAATLAGSLPTFSIPTVPLTLETLQIILPYAIILAAIGLIESLLTLTVLDEMTNTRGQSNRECIGQGMANMTCSVFGAMGGCAMIGQSMINVNSGGRGRLSGIVAAVALLMFILFASSLIEMIPLAALVGVMFMVVIGTFEWATFKLARRVPKQDFFVIVLVTVVTVLTDLAIAVFVGVIASALMFAWQHAKHIYADTSINEEGSKEYKIHGPVFFGSVANFLEIFDAHEDPSDVIVDFADSRVTDHSAIEAIETLAERYSAQGKTLHLRHLSPDCRKLLDKAGSLVEINVKEDPSYKVATDVLAG
- the tsaB gene encoding tRNA (adenosine(37)-N6)-threonylcarbamoyltransferase complex dimerization subunit type 1 TsaB, translated to MSVKILALDTATENCSVALLVDDKVYVRSEVAPRDHTKKVLPMVDEVLKEAGVNLTELDALAFGRGPGSFTGVRIGIGIAQGLAFGADLPMIGVSTLEAMAQGVYRKHGVSHVATAIDARMSEVYWGRFTRQEDGTWHAVDAECVTPPQLVSDNSAADDQQWLTAGTGWDAYSEQLASVKFTTEKSDVLFPDAEDIVQLAKFELAKGKTVDAEEASPVYLRDTVAWKKLPGRE
- a CDS encoding alpha/beta fold hydrolase, producing MRDERKRELLNGHIATIEYGCSETAELSVVFLHGWLDNAASFESIMASLHALNPDWHLCAIDLPGHGLSSHKEAGNFYPFHDYIDDVYQFLANLSPNRLVLVGHSLGALIASCYSAAFPEQVSGLVQIEGYGPLAEKAQETVSRLREGVLSRQRIRRKPTRVMLSEQEAIERRAKVNQIESELIAPIILRGLEAHQSGWIWRHDVKLQSQSLYRMSFEHAESFRLQVTCPQLVILGNEGFSYLQSFQLDASDSTHFEMIEGGHHCHLQAPSRVSNLIFGLVNKI
- a CDS encoding Slp family lipoprotein; this translates as MTQRPFRFLCALASAVLLSACRSLPENLKTENPDVVTSYQEWQPEAQANAEVRLGGLIADVKNLKEQTRIEVVNLPINSVGKPDINQEPQGRFVAYVDGFADPVTLSEGRLISLLGKSQGREQGKVGDYSYDFPVMKASGFHLWRIEERIIVHDFDSYLYPCRGLYCSDVRYGTRQGKVIQEVK